From the Drosophila simulans strain w501 chromosome 2L, Prin_Dsim_3.1, whole genome shotgun sequence genome, the window AGttgcacatatatgtacgtcAAAATGTGGGAGTTTTGCAAGGGCAAAAAAGCAACCTTTCTTTACCTTCAATGCCGTAAAGGCCTATCAATTTGCAGCAACTTTTATGAACTCAATTTAGGAAGAGCACCTTTGACTCAATTTAAACGAGAAACAAGCAAATTGACTTCAATCATTCATTGAAGAGATTTTTTTAAGGATATTTTAGATACTGGGTTGcacttttaaattattcagatacctatttatttagttattgtTCACTAATATAGAAAATGAGTTCTGAATATTTTAGTAATAAGAAGAAAGGTGGGACacgaaaatattcaaaaaagaattttcataatattaatattttactattCAAAATTGTTCAAGTTTTTGAccttattatttttctattattattattttaaataattttaacaacATCTAACATAAGgatttatatttcattgatATTAACTGATTCTAGTGTAAAGAGTGTAACTTGTACGATATGATAACAGCGGCTATAATTCTTTTGCCCTGCGATATTTCACCTGTGGCACAATTTCCGCGcccacaaattaattgtggcAGACACATAACTGCCCAATTCAATTAATCGCCGAATTCCAATTGGCGAAGGCAAATAGTACAATACTCACCGATACTTTTCGTCTGGATGAGATTGGGAATCGCCGGCAATGGAATTGGCGTCGGTAAATGAGAAAAATCAGGCGCCAGGAGATTCGTCAATCGGTAATTTGCGAACTATTTGTGTTAGTTTTTTGGCCTGGATGTGGAGTTTCGTTTGATGGGATCTGATCCTTTGGTCGCGCtaacttgttgctgctgtcgctctATCGATGTGAACGCCAAGAAGGGAAATTGGTAACTCGATGTTGGCGATGCCTGCCACTGGGCTTTATATACAAAATAGCAAACAGCACCCAgggcagcgacgccggcagcggcagaagcagcagcagcagcaccaccagcagcaggaagCACGAGCTGGCGGAACAGCCAGGAGGATGCGGAGGGGGCGGCCCACCGGGTGGGGGTAATTCGTTAGGGGGCGTCTGCTTAGGCAAAGCTTTATGCCTCATGTCAAGCGGCACTGCAGTCAGCAGGAATAACACTTGTTTATAGTACCTGGCAGGCGAGGAGAGTTGATGAGGTGCACAGATCCTTGAGAAGATTAACGCTATATGGACGTAACCAAAAACAAGATAGTCGTATAAGACTTTTTTCAAGATCGAgggtaatttttatttgcataaatcgtAGGGATGGAGAAATACCAAGTATCGAAATTTAACTAAAAGTTAACCGAAATAAAGGCAACTTTTAAAATGCCTTTAAATAAGCAATTTTAataaccaatttaaaaataattaaaaaggtTTGAAACTTTGCTAGCAAGAAATAATAACTTATAACCATTTTGCTTACAATTACCCTTATTTTCTTGAATTTAAAACTTAAGGAGACCAAAACTAAATGACATAGAGCATCGCCCAGTCGCATACGCCCTCCAAAAATGCCAACATCCAAGTGCTTTCTGACCGTACAATGGGGCGTATGAACAATGTGCGTCTTATTAATTCACCACACGGACTTGGACACTGTGGGTTGAATACGTGGACCACCCGAGGGCACCCCACCGCCCCCCCATCTGCTTGGCGTGGTGAGTAGCAGCGAGTAACGGCACCTGTTGCTGATTAACCCGACTCGAACGAAACCTGTTGCATACTTAGCAGCGCAGAGCACAGTATCTATGACGTTGAGATTACACACATAAAACGAGTCGAAATGCATTTGGACAGTAGGCGGAGTAGGCCCTACATCCGccattgatttatggccattgATAGGAAAATCGCGCCATGTGCGAAAGTGAGATTGTGGCATAAACACACATAAAAATAGATACCCATCGGCGGTAATCTAATAATATAAGGTTGTATAGCATTCGTGGAAAATTAAGCACTTCCGCTAGCGAAAGCAGTGCATGTTATTTGTgcttaactaaaaaaaatattacagaTGGTCTTTcttatttgttaaatatgccaaaaatattattttaattgaaattcattaaattaattttacattttacactCATGTAGATTGCCGGGTATCTGTTAGTCGAAAAAATGAAGTTAGTTACTCACTActtgtgtgtgctttttgaAATCGACTTTTGCTCCCGATTCCCATCAATTAACGCTGGCAATTAGATGTACATAAAAGTCTATTAATGTGTGCTCCAACAAACTCATTAATGGCCACTATTGGCCAATAAAACTTTGCCTATCAACTTCGCAGCCAAGGTGGCTAGGCAATAATCGTGCTTTGCACACTTAAATCGATAGCCGGTTTAGTTTAACTGTTCATTTATAGGAAGACTGTTGGCCCACAGATAATAATATGCATTGACTTTCAGTTTGATAGTTGGCAAAAAGTTCAAGCAACTGATTTGCATTAAAAAGGCGGAAAGGTTAATCGAGGAATTTCGTAgcttgaaaaattaaaaaggtaccgaaaaaaatgaaaaaaaagaataataaaatcttaagttagtgaaataaaacaaaaaaaaaaactaaaatgataatattacgtatacgtatgtTGTTTATTgatacaaaacaacaaaacctTAATAGacaatattacgtatacgcatgGTGGGCATGCCAACCTTAAACTTTATACGCAGTAAAGACGGTACAATCAATGAACCCCTGATCTTTACATTTAAAGAGATAAAGCTGCAGATATCAGTTGATAGTGAAGATACTTCCGCTTGGAGCACGCCCACAATTTGCACCCGAAAATAGATCGTAAAAGAACACGAACTGAGCGCATGCGATGGATTTGCTGAGGATTACGATTTATGATTGTGTCAATCAGCATTAGTCGGGATAGCTAGGATTACCTGTCTACCCGAAATTGCCCTCAAATATACCCGCAAAATTTATACTCCCGTACGTGTATGGGtgtttgaattaatttatttatgaatgccGTTGGACTTATCGCTGTTGGTTTATTTATAACGCAGATTCACAGTGAGTTACAAGTgcacagatacatttacagatacagatactagATACAGATACCGCTAGATACAATTACAGAACTCGAGGATTTCAGTTAATGGCGCGAAAAACTCTCACAACAGCAGCGCAGCAATATCAAAACtcttatttttgaaaacacatCTCTGACGATCAGTTGGGTTTTGAAATGTTTGTGGTTTTTAGTCCACTCCAGAGACGGCTTATATGCTGTATTTTTATGGGTGTTTGttcagtgtttttttttgtttaaaagcAGCTGACGGCATTGAAATAGCAACGCCAGTAGGCTCGGCCACCGCCGGATCCGGATGGTTGGATACGCCGGGTGCCAGCTGGGGAACCGGAATGGGTGGACGTTCCAGATCGATCTGCGCCCGCTCTTCTCTGAAAGCTCTTTGGCATTAACTGAAATTTTCTTACACATCGCGCTGCTAATTTTATGTCTTATATTGCAATTTAGGTTTTATGTTCCAACTTACTGTTTCGCCAGTGGCGCGATTGATCTGGTTCAAATCTTTGAAATCATAATCCAACAGTGTTCCCGCATCGTCGTCACTGTACATGCCTGAAAACATACAATCTATCTTAGATCTAATCCTTGTATGGATATATGTAATAACCATCACATACCATCCTCCCTAGCTTGATGATGCTCCATTCCGTTGTGGGATTCGCCGAATTTGCCACTTAAAATGTTTCTATCTCCGAAGAATTCGCCGATTCTTTGTTCACTCCTCTCCTGTTCGAGGGCATGATGCAAAGCAACCATTAGACGATCCAAAAGTAATGCTGCGCGCTTGGGAACCACCATCTAAAAGTGTATAAAAGACAAAATAATGTACCaacaaatattaacaaatatattttatctgGAAAATGCGACTTGCTTATAATTGATATGTAGCTTTTCCTAGGCAATTCTGTCTGCACTACTgtaattttcaattagttaaatgtttttgttttcgaggTCTTTAAACCCACTTCCCACGCATCCCAAACATGAGCCcacgaaatatttaatttctggATAAAAGTGCTTTGGCCACAGTCTGTCCTCGTTAGACGCCAACACCAAATGGTGTGCACCTGGCATAATCAAAGTGATGTGACGTCAGCTCGGCTTTCAAGGGGAAATGTAGCTAGGGGTCATAGCCGAAAAgcaatcaaatggaaaatatacaaTTACAAATTGTATGTAAGTTGATAGGGATTCAAAACGGCCAGTGACCAACACGACCCACGCGAAGATTCcttcttaatttttttcgcTTTCTAATTTTCGGAGATTTTGCTTACCGGATACTCGTCGTAGCCCTCGTCGGCTGGGGCACTGAAAATCTCCTCCGGCTGACTGGGGGCCGACCTGGATCCGCCCGCCCGCTTGTCATCCGCCGGAGTGTTGGCCTCCGGCAATGTCACCACTCCGGCTGCACTGCCGCCGATGGTGAGCAGCTTGTCGGGGGATCGTTTGTCGGTGCCCGGATACACCATCAATTGCCGGCACATGTGCAGCTCAAAGCTCTGGATGAGGACGAGCAGGATAATCAACATGGCTGGTAGGTGATAGGTTCGGCACGGCGGAGTGCCCTCCTTGCCGGCAAGACTCGTGCAACTTCTCCGCCTCCTGGCAGTTTGGCGACCAGGTGGTTGATGCATTCTTGTGTCTACGGGCGGGAAACTAATTAATGTCAAGCCTGTCCTGCGTTgaacacttttgaaaaatcaaCTGAAGCGTTGGCTTTATGCGTTCGACGCTTTTATAGCAGCCAATTCCTTGGCAAATcactagtttttttttttcattttcttttttcgtcCTGCTACTGCTTTTTTACAGTAATGAAGCATTATAGACGCTTGTTAATCGGGATGGAGCTGGTCCAACAGTGAAATGCTTTTTTCATACTTTGATTTACGATTGCGGCACCCACTCGGcgtccttgttgttgctccttGGCTGCGGCTCTTGCTGTAATTACTGAACATCAAAATCCATGTCCTGCCTGCAGCCAAGTTattaacgcacacacacatgcacacatatcggcCATAAGTGGGTGGcatgatgtgtgtgtgtgtgttggttgCAGCCTGTTGCGCTTTTTCGGTAGGTCGGTTTAATGAGCGAAATGGGAAAGTCCTTTTTCGGCCCAATTCGCCAGCCCACTTGTTGCTCGTTAAGCCCGAAAAAATGAGATGCTGGGCGGAGGGATTGGAATGGCCACGAACTCGGTTGACTCCTCGCTGCATGTGTCCTTTCACTTCGTCCCTGTGTGGGCGCCACTTAAGTGTTTTGCATGCCAGCCCTTAAAATGTGGTGCATCCTGATTTAACGAAGGATTCTTGCTGGATTACTGCCTCCACAAGTACAAAATTAACCGTTTGCGATGCGTAAGTAACTGATTATAACTTACTGATTATATATTATTCTTGAAAATTGTAACACGGTAGGCTTTAATGATGAAGCCACAGTATTTCTAAACATTTCTATGACTTTCCTATCcaatattatacaaattttctttttatagcCTTAAATTTTTGAAGTTTTCCCTAATAGTATAACGTGCATTGTGAAGAAgaacaataaattaaagctTAGCTCCAGCAAAACAGCAGGATAAGAATTAGAGTTCATTGGCCATGAAACATTTCTAACCTATTAATTGCCTACTGTTGATTTCAACATGCAAATAGTAGTAAAACTACGAAAACAAGCCATAAATTTcgttataaacattttttatgtgCAACATACTCAAAGGCTTAAGTAAGCCTAATATAATTTGAGTGGCCTTTTAATAAGTAAAGGTACCACTTTTAATGAACTTATTTAAGTAAAATGATTGATAGACTTAAGTATTTCCTATGTAAAATAGTAGTAATATTACTAGGATATTATTCTATTATTGTAAAATGAATACTAATATTActgtgaaaatgaaaaaaaaaataatctttttaaATACAAGTTTTTATCTTCAGTAAAAGCTTCCCACTACAAGTTTCACCAGATATTTTCTTAACTTATACAAATTTCAATCGAATTCAATTCCGATTTTTCATAGTGTAGTTTTTGCCATCGCAGCATCCCTGGAGCATCTGACACGAGCACGCGCCTGCGTCCAAAGCACCCACCCGAGTAACGGGACTGTCAAAACACTGGGAGAGCGgaagagcgggagagagagagccagTAACCACGTCAACTGGGAGCCTGCAGCCTCCGAGTCCTGCGGAAATCCAGTGTGCGATGAGGAGCCAACTCAAACGGAAATAAGTCTGCAGTAATTCGGCGTCGCAAGCGTGGCAATTGTGAgctcgaacaaaaacaaaaacaccagAAACGCAGCAAAAAGGACGAGAGGCGAAGGACGAAGGAGATGCAGGCAGCCGAGCGAGGCAGTCGTGTGAAAATTGTTGTATCGAAAGTGCATAAAATGTGGCCCACAAACAATTAGCGGAATAAGCAGAGCACgaagaacaaaacaaaaagtccGACTAACTAGAAAGCAAACAGGATGTCAAGGACTTGAGCACGAGCGCGGAGGGGGAGCGGCGGGCGAGACTTACAACAGGACTTAGGGCGCATCAGGACACGCAGCAAGTGACGCCAAGATGCGTGCCTACTACACGGCAAAGGATATGCGAAAATACGGCGATTTGAGCTATGAGTAAGTACCAAAATGAGCAAGTCCCTCTTTCTACATCAAAGGATTCCAAAAATGGAATGGATTTGGATAGGGGTGATATCGGCAAGGGACAGGTGTGTCATCCGGCTTGTTTGCTTGGAGCTTTCAAGCCGAATGCCATTTCAACGCTTATCCTTATCCTTCTGCCCCCCAAAACGTTCGATTCCTTTGCTTACCCGTGTGTTTGCACgaggaaaatgcaattgcatgtgtcaattgaaaatttgttttttttccacaaTCGGATGGATGGGAAAGAAAATTCATTGAAACGGATTTCTTCTGGTCTGGTAGAAGTGGGTTATTCTTTTCGCCAAATGGGATTAGtcattgatatttatttgtggtaagctcatttatttgccttcgatttattaatttaagtgGTATACCAACTGATTGGTTTTTACTTATGGTATTTCCCTTCTGTATCTTTAGCAAGGACATTGGTACTTGTTATGGATGatcatttaaaatactttttaactATTTGAAGTcgttttttctcagtgtgtcCTATAGTTCCTACACTGCAACAACTTTTCGTATGTTCATTTATTAATgccttattatttattatgtattatattattattaaattatattcacTATATTATTCATTGAGCATTCTGAGGATTAATGAGCTTGTCCTGgcttaaatttgaaaacattGACAGCATCACGTTCTTCTGTATTTCTTGAAACGGGAACCAGACTTCTGTGGGCTGTGATGGTgactcgaaggaccaaaagtGGTTGGGGCTTGGTCTAGGTGGGCAGCGGATTAAGGACTTTCGGCTGAGTGGCTACTCAGAGAGCTTCCTTTGTCTCGGGCAGTCATTATATGGTTTGTTGCCTTAATTAATGGCTGACAGCATAAAAAACTGCCAAGCACTATAGAGAATACAATGAACCTAGCAGAACCTAGAAAGGTTAAAGGGGTGATGGGGGGAAGTGAATTACGAAGGCAATGACCCGAATTGATTAAGGAAATTATTGAAAAGAATTATAGGgggatttttaattaatgataGTATAATTACCAAACATATGTCTCCACTTTGGATTCTATGAATATATCCTAATCAAGTATGAATCACAGCTTTCAAGTTCTTTCAAACACTTTACCTTGGCATTTTCTGTTAGACATACAAATCAATCTAATTGTTTCCTTGTTGCTATTCAACAGGAGCAAGTATCTGCTGGATCCGAAGTTTATGACCAAGAGGGACCTGCAGCAGTACTATCGCTACTACAACATGAACAAAAACCGTGGACAATTCAAGAAGGTTGTGATTGTGATCTTCGCCCTCTGCGTGTTTTCCTACCTCTGTGTGGACTACAATCTGAGGACGAAGCTTCTACGTTTCCGTGATGGATTCGATTTTATGGCCCGCATCGAGGACCACTATGGAGGAAATGTGACAACGGCCTATTTCGTTGACACGACGGGCTGCCGGATGCCCCACTTCGAGGTCACCGATGACACCATTGCCCAGTTCATTTTCAAGCCGCGTCCGTACACCTGCAACAGAGCTCTAATCCGGACCAGCGACACGATTCCCGGACAGATGCACCTCAATCTGGAGGCCAGTGAGTTGCTAGCATTCTACAACATCAGTGACCTGTCCACCGTCAATTGCAACTATACGGAGGTGAAGCGCAAAACCGATTCTAGTAACACCCACAGTCCGGCAGTGAGTTTTAAGCTGGACAAAGTAATGAAACTGCCTATCAGCTCGGAGTTCATTTGCATGTGGTGCTATGATTCTTTGGACAAACTCTTCTACAAGGACTGCCATTTTTTTGCAGTCGATAAGCCAAGAATTAGGCCCCCACTTAAAACTGGAACCGAAAGGGTGAGCTTCAACAAGagcaaggaggagcaggaacgGGTATCCGTTATGATACTCGGCATGGATAGCCTGTCGCATCTAAATTTCCTGCGCCAGATGCGCCGCACAGCGAACTACGTCCGTAAGCATCTGTCCCACGTGGAATTTTGGGGCTACAACAAGGTGGGCGACAATACGTTTCCCAATCTCGTGCCCCTCCTAAGTGGCCTGGATGACCAGGAATTGAATCTGGCCTGTACGCCGAAGACATTGCGATCCTATGATAGATGCTCATTCATTTGGAAACGCTACCAGCAGCTGGGTTATCATTCCATTTTCGCCGAGGATGTGGCAATGCTCTCGGCATTCAACTACAATCAAAATGGGTTCCGAAAGCAGCCCACGGATTACTATCTGCGACCCATGAtcatggaaatggaaaggaCTGTGGCCTTCAAGAAGGACCTCAACATGCACTTGTGCATGGGCAGCCGGAGGACGGCGGATGTGCTGCTCGAGTATATGAAGAAACTGGTGCCACGGCTGAGCAGGGAtctttacttttcatttttctggaCGGTGGCCCTAACCCATGACTACTTTAATTTTCCCTCACTACTGGATGAGGCCATGTTGCAACAGTTGATGCAGCTGCAAGATTCGGGAGTGCTCAATCGCACGGTGGTTATGTTGCTATCCGATCACGGACTGAGATGGGGTTCCTTTCGTCGCACCTACCAGGGCATGATGGAGGAGCGCCAGCCCCTAATGATGCTTTTGTATCCGCCATGGATGAACGAGCGTTATCCGGAGGCCATTGCCAATCTTAGGTTAAATGCCCGCCGGCTAACCACACCATTTGATGTGCACGCTACGATgttgcagctcctgaatcttCACAATTTGGAGGCAGATCAGTTGCAACGCAGATCAGCTGAGATGGACGAGCCGGATAGCACGCTGCCCAGAGGCATCAGCCTATTCCTGCCCATCCCGGCTGCTCGGACCTGCGAGCAGGCAGGGATTGCCGCCCACTGGTGCACATGCCACCAGCGCCAGGAGCTGCAGACGAACGATCCACGTGTACAGCGGGCGGCGCGTTATCTGGTACGCCTGATCAACAACCGACTGAAGGATAGCTCCCAGTGCAGGACCCTATACCTGAACTCCATACTCCAGGCTCTGATTGCGGCGCCCCACTCGAAGATTGTGAAGAACATTTCCACGGATTACGCAGTGGACATCACCCTGCGACTGCAGACAAAGCCCGGACTGGGTGTTTTTGAATCCACGGTGCGGATGACGGGCTATACGACCGTACTCACGGGCACCATTAGCCGGCTGAATTTGTACGGAAGCCAGAGCTACTGTCTCAATGATCCGGCGCTAAAGATGTTCTGCTATTGCCACAGATAAGGTGACATTGTAACTGGGAGCTTTCGGGGATGGGGAGGATGTGTTTGACGTCAAAGACTTGAAACCCATTAACGTAGCCTTAGCCATAAAAACTAGTTTATTTCTATGAAATAGccaatatttgtataaaagtACTTATCCAATTTTAGCCTTTGCCGTAAGGAGTTCCCAATCTTAGGCACCTACGTAGTCACGGTAGTTGAGcggaatttgtttatttcccaCTAACTTAGAGGACAATAAACTGAATGAACTAATAATCGTAATAACCGCAGAATTACTTtgtatgtaaaataaatgataagcTATTACTGACTAGCGAGGGAAGTGACgagcatataaataaataatagtaaCCAAAATATGTAGCACTTAATATTGTAGAGAATAATTGAGttgttatatacatatataatgcACTTTTTGTTTAGTATCTCATGATTTATAGCCTTATGCTGATTTAATAGATGAATAATAGAATGAACTTTTTATAAATGAGTCAATTAGGATATCGCTTCTagttacaaatttatttagatgctaaattatatttagacacgtactttaataattttcataaCATTTATGAACCAATGCacatgtatattttttggtgATTgacaatttgaaaaatgtaataaaactATAAGAAAAATCTAATGCTTTCATTTAACAAgacaatataatattataaattgtaATACTACCTATTTATATCATAAATTCAAATCCCGATAGCAATAACCGCAATATTATCGATACTATcgaataaacaaaattgtCAGCTATAGTGATGACGTTATTCCAGCTAGATTTGTGGAGGCAACAATTTTTTGCGacaaagtatttaaatattaaataaaatttttgcatatttatccTAAAGcttaattttgtattcataatattatcAAAAAACTATAGCAACAGCTTTAATGCATAAAAGACAAATTAATGAGCTCTTGGAAATTTCTTTGTCGGGAAAAATGCTTAATTGCCAACACAGACGCCTGTTGTTATTGTCTATCGTTCTTATCAGTTCAGTTTCttcgtttaatttttgtttgttgcaaaaatggtttaaattcgcagttttttgctttttgagCACTCATTAGAGTAGGACAACATGCCGCCCACGGAGACACTGCGTCCGGGAGAACGCGGAACAGCCGGTGGACCGGGAGCACCCGAACAAACGTACATCGTCAGGCAGAGCAACAAATACTATGAACACCGAGATTCCCAGGCCACGGCCATGTCGGTTGATTACTCAGGTCAGTGGGTGCTCCTCGCGGGCCGTGGTCACCTGGCTCTGCAGCGTTTGGGACAGGACGATGGGTCTCTGCGACGACATGAGAGGCAGTCGAAGTACGAGGTGTCCGTAGCGGAGTTTGCCATATGTCCCAGTCGCAAAGAGTACTGCGCCATAGCGGTAAGTATATGAAGTTATCTACGTATAGGCGGCGTTTATCCCAGTTTGCTCTTTGAATTTCAGACTAGCCAGCACATAGACATCGTTCGCTGGGGTACTGCGGAACCGCACTACGAGATGTCCTTGCGTGGACATACTCGCACAGTGACCGACATTGACTGGCACGGCAAGGATCCGAATCTGCTGGTCAGCTGCTCAATAGACACCTTTTCTCATATTTGGGACTTAAGGGAGCCC encodes:
- the LOC6731939 gene encoding uncharacterized protein LOC6731939 isoform X2, with protein sequence MHQPPGRQTARRRRSCTSLAGKEGTPPCRTYHLPAMLIILLVLIQSFELHMCRQLMVYPGTDKRSPDKLLTIGGSAAGVVTLPEANTPADDKRAGGSRSAPSQPEEIFSAPADEGYDEYPMVVPKRAALLLDRLMVALHHALEQERSEQRIGEFFGDRNILSGKFGESHNGMEHHQAREDGMYSDDDAGTLLDYDFKDLNQINRATGETRRAGADRSGTSTHSGSPAGTRRIQPSGSGGGRAYWRCYFNAVSCF
- the LOC6731939 gene encoding uncharacterized protein LOC6731939 isoform X1, which codes for MHQPPGRQTARRRRSCTSLAGKEGTPPCRTYHLPAMLIILLVLIQSFELHMCRQLMVYPGTDKRSPDKLLTIGGSAAGVVTLPEANTPADDKRAGGSRSAPSQPEEIFSAPADEGYDEYPMVVPKRAALLLDRLMVALHHALEQERSEQRIGEFFGDRNILSGKFGESHNGMEHHQAREDGMYSDDDAGTLLDYDFKDLNQINRATGETLMPKSFQRRAGADRSGTSTHSGSPAGTRRIQPSGSGGGRAYWRCYFNAVSCF
- the LOC6731940 gene encoding uncharacterized protein LOC6731940; this encodes MRAYYTAKDMRKYGDLSYESKYLLDPKFMTKRDLQQYYRYYNMNKNRGQFKKVVIVIFALCVFSYLCVDYNLRTKLLRFRDGFDFMARIEDHYGGNVTTAYFVDTTGCRMPHFEVTDDTIAQFIFKPRPYTCNRALIRTSDTIPGQMHLNLEASELLAFYNISDLSTVNCNYTEVKRKTDSSNTHSPAVSFKLDKVMKLPISSEFICMWCYDSLDKLFYKDCHFFAVDKPRIRPPLKTGTERVSFNKSKEEQERVSVMILGMDSLSHLNFLRQMRRTANYVRKHLSHVEFWGYNKVGDNTFPNLVPLLSGLDDQELNLACTPKTLRSYDRCSFIWKRYQQLGYHSIFAEDVAMLSAFNYNQNGFRKQPTDYYLRPMIMEMERTVAFKKDLNMHLCMGSRRTADVLLEYMKKLVPRLSRDLYFSFFWTVALTHDYFNFPSLLDEAMLQQLMQLQDSGVLNRTVVMLLSDHGLRWGSFRRTYQGMMEERQPLMMLLYPPWMNERYPEAIANLRLNARRLTTPFDVHATMLQLLNLHNLEADQLQRRSAEMDEPDSTLPRGISLFLPIPAARTCEQAGIAAHWCTCHQRQELQTNDPRVQRAARYLVRLINNRLKDSSQCRTLYLNSILQALIAAPHSKIVKNISTDYAVDITLRLQTKPGLGVFESTVRMTGYTTVLTGTISRLNLYGSQSYCLNDPALKMFCYCHR